The following proteins come from a genomic window of Legionella cherrii:
- a CDS encoding EAL domain-containing protein yields the protein MISIDGYALREKMRHNHNIDTYYALRLRDSRRVLLKTPSKPHSSSENLAILQHEYYLLNMIEAPTIIKAYDFLQNLKTPVLILEDVKGQLLTSYLLMHQLDIESFLILSLQLVDIVGELHQRHIIHKEIKPSNIVIDPDQLNLKLVDLSTSSKLTEETFDYLKLETLEEDLAYISPEQTGRINRPVDYRTDFYSLGITFYEMLTNRLPFQTVDTLELVHCHIAKKPPTILNVRPDAPRMLDAIIEKLLCKMPEDRYSSIIGLKSDLKECLNQWQQKGAISDFTLGRNDIHDHLSISRNLYGRELQVEKLIKAFNRISHSGKEIVLIAGYSGIGKTSLVKEVHKPIIQRRGYYIQGKFDQLQRSIPYSAIVAAFKNLVKQVLSESETKLEKLKKLLIHSLGNIGQVVIDVIPDVELIIGKQPPVLPLSPAETQIRFNLAFQNFVRIFAQAEHPLVMFLDDLQWADNSSLNFIENLLQDRETNHLLIIGAYRDNEINDNHPLQLSINNLDKNKVNLSTLTLQPLRLNNIQSLLVDTLSSSPKKVQDLAKCVFYKTQGNPFFINEFLKIIYAQNLLVFSYEHAAWEWDLNKIQQQSATDNVIDLLTSKIHLLPKATQEILKLGACFGYQFNFKTLQIITNQSISQIAEHLWEAMKANLIYPVEEVYKTSGLMGLNEKITCLGNTSLHYIFVHDRVQQAAYELINEHERPDIHLKIGRLLLKENPLVEYDERLFDVLKHFNQSISLIHKSSERLKLAQYNLWAGQKAKLASAYDVANEHLTVGVELLKPYNWKKNYNLMFQLFKEFAVCRYLIGDFKIADEYFSELLNHAHDALDKIEIYRLKIEMLSALGKHTEALQIGLNALRSFGMKIPTKPSSINILASIFRIKFQLRHTKIENLHLPLMSDLKQIAIVNLITQLLNSAFITNQQLFVLLTCKNIILSLKYGYTESTSMSIPVYAFIIMHSLNFYDDAISFVTLYNRLKKEYGASNFEGKNQFVLGTFIEPYQKSLNLCNNTVIKAFKLCCEVGDLVYSNYSNLLLILHSFSAGKELDESKKYIKSALSFMSRMNISDFVNVTTFWDYMTQGLEKPGFTQIKQLSLFEKSIISGKNKTELSFFYSSLTQLHFLLGNFAEAVKAGSNHELYSEYDKGMIIHFDGKFFYALSLLSLLAQLPKNKHRRYLKKLKELKAFVKKYETWCPGNFKAYSLLINAEYMSLKKQNESVLVLYEQAIEAALTSGLVLVAAIASERAAYFCDKIKIDNIAKIYLSHAHHYFKDWGAHTKVKHLEQSSQTTALINYYPDLQVKTPTIDMLTVLKFNQLISSEIRLDKLLQKLLVIVLENAGAQRGIILTQDNDKWMIEAEGNLDHQMIYLNSPIDQEKTTRYPTSILNYVQRTQKAIILNDAIQSELTVQDEYVQQENPRSLLMMPLFYKSQLCRMLYLENNSSSCTFTPSHLDNLQLLASQAMISLENAKLYYQATHDPLTGLANRNLLYEIFQHNTNQVTRFQGKIALLFLDIDYFKVINDTLGHDNGDKMLMHVAKTITSCLREFDIAARIGGDEFAIILFNINSKEQITTIVERLLADITKPVPIDEHLIQIASSMGISIYPDDGKNIETLLKQADTALYQAKEKGRNQFHYYSNELYEEYQQTHGLGKELQRAYDRQEFFLKYQPVCDARTGNIVGLEALLRWAHPEKGVLDAGKFIPNLEKSPLIIPVSEWIIKNVCRQAKKWQDKKMLPGPIAINISTVQFIRHSLSKIIADALAENQLDTSSIELEITESVFIEYSDKLYKEINLLKEMDISLVIDDFGTGYSSLSYLKHLPVKKIKIDKAFINNCHNDYLDQTIIKAIATIAHKLNIKVVAEGVENESQLHFLREQGIDGIQGFYYYHPLSVEECKIYLQNKK from the coding sequence ATGATTTCTATAGACGGCTATGCATTACGAGAAAAAATGCGGCATAACCATAATATTGATACCTATTATGCCTTGCGACTAAGAGACAGTCGTAGAGTTCTTCTTAAAACACCAAGTAAGCCACACTCCAGTTCTGAGAACTTGGCTATTTTGCAGCATGAATATTATTTACTGAATATGATTGAAGCTCCGACAATTATTAAAGCTTATGATTTTTTGCAAAATTTAAAAACGCCTGTATTAATTCTTGAGGATGTCAAAGGGCAATTATTAACCTCATACCTTCTTATGCATCAATTGGATATTGAGAGTTTTTTAATTTTATCATTGCAACTTGTTGATATAGTTGGAGAATTACATCAGCGACATATTATTCACAAAGAAATTAAGCCATCTAATATTGTTATTGATCCAGACCAACTCAACCTTAAGCTGGTTGACTTAAGTACCTCTTCCAAGTTAACTGAAGAAACCTTTGATTATTTGAAATTAGAAACATTAGAAGAAGACTTGGCCTATATCTCCCCAGAGCAAACTGGACGTATTAACCGTCCAGTTGATTATCGCACTGACTTTTATTCACTGGGTATCACATTTTATGAAATGTTGACTAATCGATTACCCTTTCAAACAGTTGATACACTTGAATTAGTACATTGTCATATTGCCAAAAAGCCACCAACCATATTAAATGTTAGACCTGATGCGCCCAGAATGCTGGATGCAATTATCGAGAAATTGTTGTGCAAAATGCCTGAGGATCGTTATTCCAGTATTATTGGATTAAAATCGGATCTTAAGGAGTGCTTAAATCAATGGCAACAAAAAGGAGCGATTAGTGATTTTACCCTTGGTCGAAACGATATTCACGATCATTTAAGTATTTCTCGTAATTTATATGGCCGAGAACTACAAGTAGAAAAATTAATCAAAGCTTTTAATCGAATTAGCCACAGTGGTAAAGAAATTGTTTTAATTGCGGGTTATTCTGGCATCGGAAAAACCTCATTAGTGAAAGAAGTACATAAACCGATTATTCAACGTAGGGGTTATTATATTCAGGGAAAATTTGATCAATTACAACGAAGTATCCCTTATAGCGCCATTGTTGCTGCATTTAAAAATTTAGTAAAACAAGTCCTATCAGAGAGTGAAACCAAACTAGAGAAGCTAAAAAAATTGCTTATCCATTCTTTAGGTAATATAGGTCAGGTTGTCATTGATGTTATTCCAGATGTTGAGCTCATTATCGGCAAACAACCACCAGTACTCCCGTTGAGCCCTGCTGAAACTCAAATACGTTTTAATCTGGCCTTTCAAAATTTTGTACGAATCTTCGCTCAAGCAGAACATCCTCTCGTTATGTTTTTAGATGATTTACAATGGGCTGATAATTCTTCCCTAAATTTTATTGAAAACTTGTTACAGGATAGAGAAACGAATCATTTACTCATTATTGGCGCTTATCGTGATAATGAAATCAATGATAATCACCCGTTACAATTAAGTATTAACAACCTAGATAAAAATAAAGTGAACTTAAGTACTTTGACTCTACAGCCACTGCGCTTAAATAACATTCAAAGTCTTCTGGTCGATACATTATCCAGCTCACCCAAAAAAGTCCAAGATTTGGCCAAATGTGTTTTTTATAAAACTCAGGGTAACCCATTTTTTATTAATGAATTTCTAAAAATAATTTATGCACAAAACTTATTGGTTTTCTCTTATGAGCATGCTGCTTGGGAGTGGGACTTAAACAAAATTCAACAACAGAGTGCCACGGATAATGTCATTGATCTTTTGACTAGCAAAATTCACTTGCTCCCCAAAGCCACACAAGAAATCTTAAAATTAGGAGCATGTTTCGGCTATCAATTCAACTTTAAAACCTTACAAATAATTACCAATCAATCCATTAGCCAGATAGCGGAACACTTGTGGGAAGCGATGAAAGCAAATTTAATCTACCCGGTTGAGGAAGTTTATAAAACATCGGGTTTGATGGGTTTAAATGAAAAAATTACATGTCTTGGCAACACATCACTACATTATATTTTTGTTCATGACAGAGTTCAGCAAGCTGCTTATGAGTTAATTAATGAACACGAAAGACCGGATATTCATTTAAAGATAGGCAGATTATTATTAAAAGAAAATCCCCTTGTTGAATATGATGAGCGGCTTTTTGATGTATTAAAACATTTTAATCAAAGTATTTCATTAATTCATAAATCAAGCGAACGATTGAAGTTGGCTCAATATAATTTATGGGCAGGACAAAAAGCAAAATTGGCCTCAGCATATGATGTTGCAAATGAGCATCTAACTGTCGGTGTTGAACTATTAAAACCATATAATTGGAAAAAAAATTATAATCTGATGTTCCAGCTTTTTAAGGAGTTTGCAGTTTGCAGATATTTAATTGGTGATTTTAAAATTGCAGATGAGTATTTTAGCGAGCTATTAAACCACGCACACGATGCGCTGGATAAAATTGAAATTTATCGTTTGAAGATTGAAATGCTCTCGGCACTGGGAAAACATACTGAAGCACTACAGATAGGATTAAATGCATTACGAAGTTTTGGCATGAAGATACCAACGAAACCCAGTTCAATAAATATATTGGCCTCGATCTTTAGAATTAAATTTCAATTAAGACATACAAAAATTGAAAACCTACATTTACCTCTGATGAGTGACTTAAAGCAGATCGCGATAGTGAATCTAATTACTCAACTGCTCAATAGTGCATTTATCACGAATCAGCAATTGTTCGTGCTTCTGACCTGCAAAAATATTATCTTAAGCTTAAAGTACGGATATACTGAAAGTACATCGATGTCAATTCCGGTCTATGCATTCATTATTATGCATTCCTTAAATTTTTACGATGATGCCATTTCATTTGTAACGCTTTATAACCGGCTGAAGAAAGAATATGGTGCATCAAATTTTGAAGGTAAAAATCAATTTGTTCTAGGAACTTTTATTGAGCCCTATCAAAAATCACTTAATTTATGTAATAACACAGTGATTAAAGCATTTAAGTTGTGTTGTGAAGTAGGTGACTTAGTATACAGTAATTACAGTAACCTGCTTCTGATACTTCATTCATTTTCAGCGGGTAAAGAGTTAGATGAAAGTAAAAAATACATAAAATCGGCTTTATCGTTTATGTCACGCATGAACATTTCAGATTTTGTTAATGTAACCACTTTTTGGGATTATATGACGCAAGGTCTGGAGAAACCTGGCTTTACACAAATCAAACAATTATCTTTATTTGAAAAAAGTATCATTAGTGGAAAAAATAAAACCGAATTAAGCTTTTTCTATAGCTCTCTGACACAACTACACTTTCTCCTAGGGAATTTTGCTGAGGCAGTCAAAGCAGGAAGCAACCATGAGCTCTATTCGGAGTATGATAAAGGCATGATTATCCATTTCGATGGTAAATTTTTCTATGCGTTATCCCTTTTAAGCTTATTAGCTCAGTTACCCAAAAATAAACATCGTCGTTATTTAAAAAAATTAAAGGAACTCAAAGCATTTGTTAAAAAATATGAAACTTGGTGTCCTGGAAACTTTAAAGCTTATTCTTTACTTATAAATGCTGAATATATGAGTTTAAAGAAGCAAAATGAGAGTGTCCTGGTACTCTATGAGCAAGCGATCGAAGCAGCTCTTACAAGCGGACTAGTCTTAGTTGCGGCAATTGCTAGTGAACGAGCTGCTTACTTTTGCGATAAAATCAAAATAGATAATATCGCAAAAATTTATCTGTCTCATGCCCATCATTATTTCAAGGATTGGGGGGCACATACTAAAGTAAAACATTTAGAACAATCTTCTCAGACAACGGCATTAATTAACTACTATCCCGATCTGCAAGTTAAAACACCAACTATAGATATGTTGACTGTTTTAAAATTTAATCAGCTTATTTCGAGTGAAATTCGACTTGATAAATTACTCCAAAAACTTTTAGTTATTGTATTAGAAAATGCGGGTGCACAACGAGGTATTATTCTGACTCAGGATAATGATAAGTGGATGATTGAAGCAGAAGGAAATTTAGATCATCAAATGATCTACCTCAATAGCCCAATAGATCAGGAAAAGACTACAAGATACCCCACTTCCATCCTAAATTATGTTCAACGTACTCAAAAAGCCATTATTTTAAATGATGCAATTCAATCAGAACTCACTGTTCAAGATGAATATGTACAGCAAGAAAATCCAAGATCTCTTTTAATGATGCCGTTGTTCTATAAGAGTCAATTATGTCGAATGCTATATTTAGAGAACAACAGCAGTAGCTGTACCTTTACTCCAAGTCATTTGGATAACTTGCAATTACTCGCTTCCCAAGCAATGATTTCGCTTGAAAATGCCAAACTTTATTATCAAGCGACCCATGATCCATTAACCGGACTGGCCAATCGAAATTTACTCTATGAAATATTTCAACACAATACAAATCAGGTGACCCGATTTCAGGGGAAGATTGCTTTATTATTTTTGGATATTGATTATTTTAAGGTAATTAATGACACTTTGGGACATGATAATGGAGATAAGATGCTGATGCATGTCGCAAAAACAATTACTTCCTGTTTACGTGAGTTTGATATCGCTGCTCGAATAGGTGGTGATGAATTTGCAATAATCCTGTTTAATATCAATTCAAAAGAACAAATTACAACAATCGTTGAGCGATTGCTCGCTGATATTACCAAACCAGTTCCTATAGATGAACATTTAATTCAAATCGCATCCAGTATGGGTATAAGTATCTACCCTGATGATGGGAAAAATATAGAAACTCTACTTAAACAGGCTGATACAGCTCTTTATCAAGCAAAAGAGAAAGGAAGGAATCAATTTCATTATTACTCTAATGAACTCTATGAAGAGTACCAACAAACCCATGGGCTGGGTAAAGAATTACAGCGTGCCTATGATAGACAAGAGTTTTTCTTAAAGTATCAACCAGTTTGTGACGCACGCACAGGAAACATAGTTGGGCTTGAAGCTTTATTACGCTGGGCTCATCCAGAAAAAGGTGTCTTAGATGCAGGAAAGTTTATACCCAATTTAGAAAAAAGCCCATTAATCATTCCGGTTAGTGAATGGATTATTAAAAATGTATGCCGCCAGGCGAAAAAATGGCAAGATAAAAAAATGCTCCCTGGGCCTATTGCGATTAATATATCCACAGTTCAATTTATTCGACATTCACTGAGTAAAATCATTGCGGATGCATTGGCTGAAAATCAACTTGATACATCCTCTATTGAGTTGGAAATCACAGAATCAGTTTTCATTGAATATAGTGATAAGTTATACAAAGAAATTAATTTATTAAAAGAAATGGATATTAGTTTAGTGATTGATGATTTTGGTACTGGTTATTCGAGTTTATCTTATTTGAAACATTTACCCGTGAAAAAAATAAAAATCGATAAAGCATTTATTAATAATTGTCATAATGATTATTTAGATCAAACGATTATTAAAGCAATTGCAACAATTGCGCATAAGTTAAATATAAAGGTTGTTGCTGAAGGAGTTGAGAATGAATCACAACTTCACTTTTTACGGGAACAGGGTATTGATGGAATCCAAGGATTTTATTATTACCATCCATTATCAGTAGAAGAATGTAAAATATATTTACAAAACAAAAAATAG